From the genome of Carassius carassius chromosome 49, fCarCar2.1, whole genome shotgun sequence:
AATATGATTTCCGTGTTCTTCTGTCATCTCTGTCTTTACCTTGACAAACGTGATGGGCGACTTGGTCCCTTAAATGTCCAGAAGAAAGACTCTGGTGTTTTCTGGTAATGCAATCGCTGCCATTTCTATCAATGGTTAGAGTCCTGTGTTTGGTTTGATTATATGAGATGAGAAGCTCAGCTTTTGACAAATGAATCAATAATAGCAGGTAGGCTAGTGCTGCGCTAACACACATTGGAGTTGCCAGATCATGCGTCATAAATCCCCCTCCCGTCTCAGCGAAACATTGACTGTAAGTAATGCTACACTGTtacacttcattttttttatttaaatttggaaaGATTTATTGTCATATACAACAACTCTGCACCTATATTTGTAATAGGCAATAGAATGTTATGAAGGTCTTATATCGCCttttcagcattttatttatttattaatttgtcatctggcaacactgctgtCTGAAAGGGCTGAGTGAGGAAGTAAATGCAAGCTTgcgcatatttaaataaaatgtttacctgAAATTCATTAATTCGTGCACTTGTTTTATTGTGAACCccctatttgtttatttaatttggttAAACAAAATATAGTTCTTCATACGATAAATCACCTTTTACTTGAGCGAAAGGGAATACCAAATATTTTCTTCATTTATATagttgttgttgtcgttgttaTTTCAAAGAGGGAAGTTTACTGTTTAGCGTAATCAGTTTAGCAGTAATGTACAGTCGGTCGgtgattattgcaaaataaatccTAACCGCAAACCAAGACAAATTCTGAATGTTGCTGTAATAACTAGCACTGTTAAATTTTCTATGAATAAATGAACGACTGTCAGTAATGgtgatttaaattattttattttttattttaatgaacgacaaaaaaatattttatttaatagataGTAAAATATTGTGCTGAAATAAACATAATGGGCTAAGACAAAACATTCTACACttacatttgaataaataaataaattagactcCTCTTGCACACTGGTGTCGTATGGACTACAGTGGAACGGCCCCTTTTTGAGCTGCTCGTGactgcaatatttatttatttatttatctgagtCAAAACTTAATGTGAGTGAAGTACATTTTCAAGCTTCGTTGTTCTCGTCATGAATGTTATAATGAATATTACCGTATCTACAGCACAAGCCCCGCCCACTCGCTTCCTCCTGCTGCGACCCTCGTCACTGATCTCTGTCCGCCATCTTAATCAACGCGGCGCTTTATTCGTCTCGGAGTCTCTGACCTTTTTGAAAACACCGTAATATAATCCGTTACATAGTAAGCGTCAGATCAAACTACACATATTCCAGAATGCAGGCCGAAGAGCAAGGTGACTTCAGCACCGACGAGTTTCTAGAAGGCTCCAAAATCAACGCCAGTAAAAACCAGCAGGACGACGGGTGAGTGCGGAGCGAGGCCTTCGCGAGCGGAGCGCGTTACCGCCGCGTTCACCTCGCGTGACAGTGTTCTCACACTTTATTAATATGGACTTTATTGATCCATCTAGCTCACTAGCTATCATCTATCTCTCTTTTGACGCTACGTGACATGTATGAACAAAACATCTatctgtatacatatatacatacatgcacgCGCGCGCGCACCAATGAGGTGATAGTCAGGTCGTACTCCGTGTATGCATCACCAATGAATGTCTGTATAATATCATAATCTGCAGTTTCATGTTAATGCATGGATTTGAGTGCTGTTTGCTTCCGTGCAGGAAGATGTTCATCGGTGGACTCAGTTGGGACACCAGCAAGAAAGACCTCACTGACTACCTGTCCAAGTTCGGAGAGGTCCTCGACTGCACCATCAAAACAGACCCCATGACGGGCCGCTCCAGGGGCTTCGGCTTCGTGCTCTTCAGAGACGCTGAGAGCGTTGATAAGGTGCTGGAGCTGAAGGAGCACACGCTGGACGGGAAGCTGATCGATCCCAAGAGAGCCAAAGCCATGAAGGGCAAGGAGCCGCCCAAGAAGGTGTTCGTCGGGGGTCTGAGTCCGGACACGTCTGAGGAACAGATCCGCGAGTACTTCGGCGCATATGGGGAAGTGAGTAACTGCAGTGAAGAATCACATAAAAGTCAAATTTTTTGGGAAGTAGAACCCCAATCTGTGTGTTTTTCTCTCAAAAGATTGAAAGCGTTGAGCTCCCCATCGACACCAAGACAAACGAAAGGAGGGGTTTCTGCTTCGTGACGTATGTTTTGGAGGATCCCGTTCAGCAGCTGATGGAGAACAGATACCATGAGATTGGATCGGGGAAGGTATGCTGATGTTATCATTAATCttgatctgaataaataaaacagatcCCAGTAGGCGTGTAAATCCATATTTTACTCAACCCTTTGTATGATTGATGCTGTGAATCTTTGTTGCCAGTGTGAGGTCAAAGTTGCGCAGCCT
Proteins encoded in this window:
- the LOC132132984 gene encoding heterogeneous nuclear ribonucleoprotein D-like, whose protein sequence is MQAEEQGDFSTDEFLEGSKINASKNQQDDGKMFIGGLSWDTSKKDLTDYLSKFGEVLDCTIKTDPMTGRSRGFGFVLFRDAESVDKVLELKEHTLDGKLIDPKRAKAMKGKEPPKKVFVGGLSPDTSEEQIREYFGAYGEIESVELPIDTKTNERRGFCFVTYVLEDPVQQLMENRYHEIGSGKCEVKVAQPKEVYRQQQGRADRGFGGGRGGFRGRGRGQGQGYNQGYNNYYGQSYGGYGDGYNQGYNGYSGYDYSGYNYPNYGYGQGYDDYSGQQSSYGKASRESGAHQNSYQPY